In Pocillopora verrucosa isolate sample1 chromosome 13, ASM3666991v2, whole genome shotgun sequence, one genomic interval encodes:
- the LOC131770172 gene encoding methyltransferase-like protein 27 translates to MDEKQYKISVAKYFGEATAKVTKETTEYEIKRLYAARSATYDEEHSAARTSYFKPLAESLHKALKEVYQNKPMDQIKIIDAGAGTGLTGVELKKLGYTNLCALDISAEMLTEAKKKEIYTEFICTSLNGQPIPQIKSGQFDALICGGALITGRIGSSAFVEMIRMVQTDGVLCFNIIKEELEHYQEMMTELEKAGEWMCMCKESSAYHAAEDLSIECWLFVYKVLKN, encoded by the exons ATGGATGAGAAGCAGTACAAAATAAGCGTAGCGAAGTATTTCGGAGAAGCAACAGCAAAAGTAACCAAAGAAACAACCGAATATGAAATCAAACGTCTCTATGCTGCACGGTCAGCAACATATGACGAG GAACATTCAGCGGCGCGCACTTCATATTTCAAGCCACTGGCCGAGTCTTTACATAAAGCCCTTAAAGAAGTTTACCAGAACAAACCAATGgatcaaatcaaaatcattgACGCCGGAGCTGGGACAGGTCTGACTGGAGTTGAGCTCAAGAAACTCGGATACACCAACCTATGTGCTTTGGACATCTCAGCTGAGATGTTAACggaagcaaagaagaaagagatCTATACTGAATTCATTTGCACGTCTTTGAACGGGCAGCCGATACCTCAAATTAAATCTGGGCAATTCGATGCTTTGATTTGTGGTGGGGCGCTCATAACAGGACGTATCGGCTCCTCTGCTTTCGTGGAGATGATAAGAATGGTTCAAACTG ATGGCGTCCTCTGTTTCAACATAATAAAAGAGGAATTAGAACACTATCAAGAAATGATGACGGAGCTGGAAAAAGCTGGCGAATGGATGTGCATGTGCAAAGAGTCTTCAGCTTACCATGCAGCCGAGGACTTGTCCATTGAATGCTGGCTGTTcgtttacaaagttttaaagaattaa